In Aegilops tauschii subsp. strangulata cultivar AL8/78 chromosome 3, Aet v6.0, whole genome shotgun sequence, one genomic interval encodes:
- the LOC109777187 gene encoding glutamate decarboxylase isoform X1, producing MVVTVAATGSDTAEPLHSTTFASRYVRDQLPRYRMPSGSIPKEAAYQIISDELMLDGNPRLNLASFVTTWMEPECGKLMMDSVNKNYVDMDEYPVTTELQNRCVNMIAHLFNAPIGEDETAIGVSTVGSSEAIMLAGLAFKRKWANKMKEQGKPCDKPNIVTGANVQVCWEKFARYFEVELKEVKLTEGYYVMDPKKAVEMVDENTICVAAILGSTLTGEYEDVKLLNDLLVAKNKETGWDVPIHVDAASGGFIAPFLQPELEWDFRLPLVKSINVSGHKYGLVYPGVGWVIWRSKADLPDELIFHINYLGTDQPTFTLNFSKGASQIIAQYYQLIRLGFEGYKHIMENCKLNAAVLKEGIDATGRFDVLSKADGVPLVAIRLKDSTNFSVFDISENLRRFGWIVPAYTMPADAEHVAVLRIVIREDFNRSLAQRLLTDINKIVGELDAHAVHAIKLSTAAAAEGASKSTVDAVTEAFKGLAGNKKAGVC from the exons atggtCGTAACTGTGGCAGCGACGGGGTCGGACACGGCCGAGCCGCTGCACTCCACCACCTTCGCCTCCCGCTACGTCCGCGACCAGCTCCCCCG GTACCGGATGCCTTCGGGGTCGATCCCCaaggaggcggcgtaccagatCATCAGCGACGAGCTGATGCTGGACGGGAACCCGCGGCTGAACCTGGCGTCCTTCGTCACCACCTGGATGGAGCCCGAGTGCGGCAAGCTCATGATGGACTCCGTCAACAAGAACTACGTCGACATGGACGAGTACCCAGTCACCACCGAGCTCCAG AACCGTTGTGTAAACATGATAGCTCACTTGTTCAATGCACCGATCGGTGAGGATGAGACTGCTATCGGAGTCTCAACAGTGGGCTCCTCGGAAGCAATAATGCTTGCGGGCCTGGCTTTCAAGCGGAAGTGGGCAAACAAAATGAAGGAGCAGGGGAAGCCATGCGACAAACCTAACATTGTTACTGGTGCAAATGTTCAG GTTTGCTGGGAGAAATTTGCTAGATATTTTGAAGTGGAACTGAAGGAGGTCAAGTTAACTGAAGGGTACTATGTCATGGATCCTAAGAAGGCTGTTGAAATGGTGGATGAGAACACTATATGTGTTGCAGCCATCCTGGGATCTACTCTCACCGGAGAGTACGAAGATGTGAAGCTGTTGAATGACCTTCTTGTGGCAAAGAACAAGGAAACAGG GTGGGATGTGCCGATCCATGTTGATGCTGCCAGTGGAGGATTCATCGCTCCTTTTCTCCAGCCTGAGCTTGAATGGGACTTCAGGCTGCCATTGGTGAAGAGCATCAACGTTAGTGGGCACAAGTATGGCCTTGTGTACCCTGGTGTTGGATGGGTCATCTGGCGGAGCAAAGCCGATCTGCCCGACGAACTCATCTTCCACATAAACTATCTGGGAACAGATCAGCCCACATTCACACTGAACTTCTCCAAAG GTGCTAGCCAGATCATTGCACAATACTATCAGCTGATCCGCCTCGGTTTCGAG GGGTACAAGCACATCATGGAGAACTGCAAGCTGAACGCGGCGGTGCTCAAGGAGGGCATCGACGCGACGGGGCGGTTCGACGTGCTGTCCAAGGCGGACGGCGTGCCGCTGGTGGCCATCAGGCTCAAGGACAGCACCAACTTCAGCGTGTTCGACATCTCGGAGAACCTGAGGCGGTTCGGGTGGATCGTGCCGGCCTACACCATGCCGGCGGACGCGGAGCACGTGGCCGTCCTCCGCATCGTCATCCGGGAGGACTTCAACCGGAGCCTCGCGCAGCGGCTCCTCACCGACATCAACAAGATCGTGGGCGAGCTGGACGCGCACGCCGTCCACGCCATCAAGctgtccaccgccgccgccgccgagggcGCGTCCAAGAGCACCGTGGACGCCGTCACCGAGGCCTTCAAGGGCCTGGCCGGGAACAAGAAGGCCGGAGTCTGCTGA
- the LOC109777188 gene encoding E3 ubiquitin-protein ligase EL5 yields MDPFHGILIAAAILVLFLIFVAFPLSFLRYYFSTSVAEVPAPRGVGTELLGSLPVTVYRTEDHVGVLECAVCLAGLQDGEQARFLPCCGHGFHAGCISAWLASRPTCPLCRVTVVGKLPDALTSTSLPPTPQEPANYAGNLPASVLMLGVSDQATLGAVTVASDGEAAPPLQRQRCW; encoded by the coding sequence ATGGACCCGTTCCACGGCATACTCATCGCGGCGGCCATCCTCGTGCTGTTCCTCATCTTCGTCGCCTTCCCGCTCAGCTTCCTCCGCTACTACTTCAGCACCAGCGTCGCCGAGGTGCCCGCGCCGAGGGGCGTCGGCACGGAGCTGCTGGGCTCGCTGCCGGTCACGGTGTACCGCACGGAGGACCACGTCGGGGTGCTGGAGTGCGCGGTGTGCCTGGCCGGGCTCCAGGACGGGGAGCAGGCGAGGTTCCTGCCCTGCTGCGGCCACGGGTTCCACGCCGGGTGCATCAGCGCGTGGCTGGCGtcccgccccacctgcccgctcTGCCGGGTCACCGTCGTCGGCAAGCTTCCCGACGCGCTTACATCGACGAGTCTCCCTCCCACACCGCAGGAGCCCGCGAATTACGCCGGGAACCTGCCGGCGAGTGTGCTGATGCTCGGGGTTTCAGACCAGGCCACGCTCGGCGCGGTGACCGTGGCCTCTGATGGAGAGGCCGCTCCGCCCTTGCAACGGCAGCGGTGCTGGTGA
- the LOC109777184 gene encoding uncharacterized protein, whose product MRPRLEMFSNPFHFALCKRKDGAGWNESDDHLHYSCNLEEEGPGHVTCGNSRLCGLVHSSVSTTHGASSSSIHVNVVVVDLFHSNTPSACIPTLYTTRRWNGAHLRSPGHTELRTVLINDRDLDTDRRAAMDSSSSRWAAPAVSAGGVLASAAIFLLCMTFAHALIFLHHRYFSTGVVAPSGRRRARARSARTAAPPAKGVDPELLRSLQVTVYRAADDVGIGLVDCAVCLAGLEDGEEARFLPGCGHGFHAGCVDRWLASHTTCPLCRVTVVGKPDPEASTSTSLPPVPPEPANYAANLPLPASVLLGVTDQTTLGAVTAATEGVLVIDVPESMMVAAAPRDASKSPGVAGLRSVKRLWSFGRQGPSGSTTPCAGGSGTADVERRISITCATPR is encoded by the coding sequence ATGCGACCAAGGCTAGAAATGTTTTCTAACCCGTTTCATTTTGCCTTGTGCAAGAGGAAGGATGGTGCGGGTTGGAATGAATCGGACGACCACTTGCATTACTCTTGCAACTTGGAGGAGGAAGGACCGGGTCACGTCACGTGTGGTAATAGTCGCCTCTGTGGCTTGGTCCACTCGTCTGTCAGCACCACCCATGGAGCTTCATCTTCCTCCATCCATGTCAATGTCGTTGTCGTTGACCTCTTTCACTCCAACACTCCCTCCGCGTGCATACCTACATTATATACGACCAGGAGATGGAATGGGGCGCATCTTCGCTCACCAGGCCACACGGAACTACGTACTGTATTAATCAACGACCGAGATCTGGACACCGACCGCAGGGCCGCCATGGACTCGTCGTCGTCGCGCTGGGCCGCGCCCGCCGTGTCGGCCGGCGGCGTGCTCGCCTCGGCGGCCATCTTCCTGCTGTGCATGACGTTCGCCCACGCGCTCATCTTCCTCCACCACCGCTACTTCAGCACCGGCGTCGTCGCGCCCAGCGGTCGTCGTCGGGCGCGCGCGCGGAGCGCCCGGACGGCGGCCCCGCCTGCCAAGGGCGTCGACCCGGAGCTGCTGCGGTCGCTGCAGGTCACGGTGTACCGCGCCGCGGACGACGTCGGAATCGGATTGGTGGACTGCGCGGTGTGCCTGGCCGGGCTCGAGGACGGGGAGGAGGCGAGGTTCCTGCCCGGGTGCGGCCACGGGTTCCACGCGGGGTGCGTCGACAGGTGGCTGGCGTCCCACACCACCTGCCCGCTCTGCCGGGTCACCGTCGTCGGCAAGCCCGACCCAGAGGCTTCGACGTCCACGAGTCTCCCTCCCGTACCTCCGGAGCCGGCGAACTACGCAGCGAACCTGCCGCTGCCGGCGAGTGTGCTGCTCGGGGTTACAGACCAGACCACGCTCGGTGCGGTGACCGCGGCCACCGAGGGAGTGCTGGTGATCGACGTTCCGGAGTCAATGATGGTGGCAGCGGCCCCGCGCGACGCGTCCAAGTCTCCGGGAGTGGCCGGGCTGAGGTCGGTGAAGAGGCTGTGGAGCTTCGGGAGGCAAGGGCCGTCGGGGTCCACTACGCCCTGCGCCGGCGGCAGCGGAACGGCAGACGTAGAGCGGCGCATTAGCATCACCTGTGCAACCCCGAGATGA
- the LOC109777187 gene encoding glutamate decarboxylase isoform X2: MVISNASSSAGEAVYSTFSSRYVREELPRYRMPSGSIPKEAAYQIISDELMLDGNPRLNLASFVTTWMEPECGKLMMDSVNKNYVDMDEYPVTTELQNRCVNMIAHLFNAPIGEDETAIGVSTVGSSEAIMLAGLAFKRKWANKMKEQGKPCDKPNIVTGANVQVCWEKFARYFEVELKEVKLTEGYYVMDPKKAVEMVDENTICVAAILGSTLTGEYEDVKLLNDLLVAKNKETGWDVPIHVDAASGGFIAPFLQPELEWDFRLPLVKSINVSGHKYGLVYPGVGWVIWRSKADLPDELIFHINYLGTDQPTFTLNFSKGASQIIAQYYQLIRLGFEGYKHIMENCKLNAAVLKEGIDATGRFDVLSKADGVPLVAIRLKDSTNFSVFDISENLRRFGWIVPAYTMPADAEHVAVLRIVIREDFNRSLAQRLLTDINKIVGELDAHAVHAIKLSTAAAAEGASKSTVDAVTEAFKGLAGNKKAGVC; the protein is encoded by the exons ATGGTGATCTCGAACGCGAGCTCCAGCGCCGGGGAGGCCGTCTACTCCACCTTCTCCTCGCGCTACGTGCGGGAGGAGCTGCCGCG GTACCGGATGCCTTCGGGGTCGATCCCCaaggaggcggcgtaccagatCATCAGCGACGAGCTGATGCTGGACGGGAACCCGCGGCTGAACCTGGCGTCCTTCGTCACCACCTGGATGGAGCCCGAGTGCGGCAAGCTCATGATGGACTCCGTCAACAAGAACTACGTCGACATGGACGAGTACCCAGTCACCACCGAGCTCCAG AACCGTTGTGTAAACATGATAGCTCACTTGTTCAATGCACCGATCGGTGAGGATGAGACTGCTATCGGAGTCTCAACAGTGGGCTCCTCGGAAGCAATAATGCTTGCGGGCCTGGCTTTCAAGCGGAAGTGGGCAAACAAAATGAAGGAGCAGGGGAAGCCATGCGACAAACCTAACATTGTTACTGGTGCAAATGTTCAG GTTTGCTGGGAGAAATTTGCTAGATATTTTGAAGTGGAACTGAAGGAGGTCAAGTTAACTGAAGGGTACTATGTCATGGATCCTAAGAAGGCTGTTGAAATGGTGGATGAGAACACTATATGTGTTGCAGCCATCCTGGGATCTACTCTCACCGGAGAGTACGAAGATGTGAAGCTGTTGAATGACCTTCTTGTGGCAAAGAACAAGGAAACAGG GTGGGATGTGCCGATCCATGTTGATGCTGCCAGTGGAGGATTCATCGCTCCTTTTCTCCAGCCTGAGCTTGAATGGGACTTCAGGCTGCCATTGGTGAAGAGCATCAACGTTAGTGGGCACAAGTATGGCCTTGTGTACCCTGGTGTTGGATGGGTCATCTGGCGGAGCAAAGCCGATCTGCCCGACGAACTCATCTTCCACATAAACTATCTGGGAACAGATCAGCCCACATTCACACTGAACTTCTCCAAAG GTGCTAGCCAGATCATTGCACAATACTATCAGCTGATCCGCCTCGGTTTCGAG GGGTACAAGCACATCATGGAGAACTGCAAGCTGAACGCGGCGGTGCTCAAGGAGGGCATCGACGCGACGGGGCGGTTCGACGTGCTGTCCAAGGCGGACGGCGTGCCGCTGGTGGCCATCAGGCTCAAGGACAGCACCAACTTCAGCGTGTTCGACATCTCGGAGAACCTGAGGCGGTTCGGGTGGATCGTGCCGGCCTACACCATGCCGGCGGACGCGGAGCACGTGGCCGTCCTCCGCATCGTCATCCGGGAGGACTTCAACCGGAGCCTCGCGCAGCGGCTCCTCACCGACATCAACAAGATCGTGGGCGAGCTGGACGCGCACGCCGTCCACGCCATCAAGctgtccaccgccgccgccgccgagggcGCGTCCAAGAGCACCGTGGACGCCGTCACCGAGGCCTTCAAGGGCCTGGCCGGGAACAAGAAGGCCGGAGTCTGCTGA
- the LOC141042595 gene encoding putative F-box protein At3g52320 has translation MAAAAGAAPLLGELPDAIVLWEILVRLDPKSILRCRAVRRGWRSATSTRGFLLAHHARQPALSIFSHCKYIGSDRKQDILLLDHQAAQLHTVVRFDHPYQLEGCCDGLLLLSTRHSILNASRAGLSVCNPTTREMASPGLLLDFNILGMYPHRPTGEYRLLLQGRKHETTQWDTPSDRTGFYVLALGSHQPPRHVGCGSETKLVSAIFESGVPVRLRDCLHWYRVFYRNLSEEDTRSKLVVFDTIAESFRQMRAPLVPTKSCIFEMDDTLGIYTCNSMTTGQVVDIWVLHNYESEAWDLKYRVRLPIAQIRGRPEGPAGGWFLDVASGDGNALLLVCFGRSMFYIDTDGKLVATLRSCHSWDQRLKQTLVPHDFFAALEGYAVNGSPFIPSI, from the coding sequence ATGGCGGCAGCAGCAGGAGCGGCGCCTCTCCTCGGCGAACTCCCGGATGCCATCGTCCTCTGGGAGATCTTGGTCCGCCTGGACCCCAAGTCCATCCTCCGCTGCCGCGCCGTCCGCCGCGGCTGGCGCAGCGCCACCTCCACCCGCGGCTTCCTCCTCGCCCACCACGCCCGCCAGCCAGCCCTCTCCATCTTCTCCCACTGTAAGTACATCGGCAGCGACAGGAAGCAAGACATCCTCCTCCTCGACCACCAGGCCGCCCAGCTCCACACCGTCGTCCGGTTTGACCATCCCTACCAACTGGAGGGCTGCTgcgacggcctcctcctcctctcaacCAGGCATAGCATTTTGAATGCCTCTCGCGCCGGCCTCTCCGTCTGCAACCCCACCACGCGTGAGATGGCCTCCCCCGGGCTACTGCTGGACTTCAACATCTTGGGGATGTACCCGCACCGCCCTACCGGCGAGTACCGGCTGCTACTGCAAGGGAGGAAGCACGAGACGACGCAGTGGGACACACCTAGCGACCGAACTGGCTTCTATGTCCTTGCGCTCGGCTCCCACCAGCCACCGAGGCACGTCGGGTGCGGCTCCGAGACCAAGCTAGTGTCGGCGATCTTTGAATCCGGTGTACCTGTCCGGCTGCGTGATTGCCTGCACTGGTACCGAGTGTTTTATCGCAACCTATCGGAGGAGGACACTAGAAGCAAACTGGTAGTATTTGACACCATAGCCGAGTCGTTTCGTCAGATGCGTGCTCCACTTGTTCCCACCAAGTCATGCATCTTTGAGATGGATGACACGCTTGGCATCTATACCTGTAACAGCATGACCACCGGCCAAGTTGTCGACATATGGGTGCTACACAACTACGAAAGTGAGGCTTGGGACTTGAAGTACCGGGTTCGATTGCCGATCGCACAAATCAGGGGGAGGCCTGAAGGTCCTGCTGGTGGTTGGTTTCTGGACGTTGCTTCGGGTGATGGTAACGCGCTCTTGCTGGTCTGTTTTGGTCGTTCCATGTTTTACATTGACACTGATGGCAAACTGGTTGCTACCTTACGAAGCTGCCATTCCTGGGATCAACGGCTGAAGCAAACTCTTGTTCCTCATGATTTCTTCGCGGCACTCGAAGGTTATGCTGTGAATGGTTCCCCTTTCATCCCTTCCATCTGA
- the LOC109777189 gene encoding DEMETER-like protein 2, with protein MEARPDLGPGLLMPPATPDNGRRPPFDSSMDVASSCSAAPAPASADLGVFDKHGFIYLRSPIGEQPRSVPGATDGCASTVQTSDSSDEIAPPGPGSAPSAAAATPIIIPTPEKEESTHWRPRKKSTKGVPRLKVMKDKHPKPARTTPAKPHKTPAKTKDGGAGSVGDGTDNKLSKRKLDFDLEVITGIFGRAKLMANLRLLAEVNNISSGTKTKKKKASGDWAVVPYQNAAPTDASCSALVPFGGLGPHGNHSNQVRPKVLGLDVETLRVCGVLTKWEEIDSESFEGVDIGSGPGWAETRRDYKKLVDSFIATVKDLFGLREYSRWGGSVIDSVVGTFLTQNVADHLSSNAFMILAAKFPMNKRKGNAEECSYVPPSTVYVKENLNLTKAPDAGDSTNSVFTNPIDCEEVGYGEEVKGSYGQEYKTIMEKFLAIIKEKDISTWEKDDLLNLVKDKSEKPICTEKTLRKFIATLRVEDTAHWDKLRKEAYGKGYDNGSKTRITDKVNWEAVQKASFVDVAKCIAGRGQHYLLALRIQAFLTRIKKDHGSFDLDWLRCLPRESAKKYLLSINGLGAKSVDCIRLLSLEHKAFPVDVNVARIVTRLQWVELQCCSEEFHSVDLYPLMQDVQSYLWPRLCTIDKEKLYELHCLMITFGKVICTKVDPNCNACPFRGDCRYYKSKLTRPLLPPAEEHVRGGEEKTSIVTSERLLSNGSCMPSHQIEESRTAGRQPSRSCEPIIEVPPSPEYEYEALDEQEYPNEDDLVDIEDIMPGVHYDVEINLCSNKPMVSNCSWTPNHGKDLALSNSQHTSRKMKHIGRLRTEHLAYVLPDDHPLLEEFEERVPEDPSPYLLVLHPCPDNPPPGAVENCMVKGTILIPCRTASRGNFPLNGTYFQDHEVFADDSSSRLPIDFSSECLNDLGKCIVYFGSSIHSITKGQTRQDIEDCYKKGYVCIRGFDRRTRSPRRLCAALHSINEKKEDNSKNKEGAGLGKSNEQKAPLTN; from the exons ATGGAGGCAAGACCAGATCTTG GGCCTGGATTGCTCATGCCGCCGGCGACCCCCGACAATGGGCGGCGGCCGCCGTTCGATTCCTCCATGGATGTCGCCTCCTCTTGCTCCGCCGCGCCTGCCCCCGCGTCGGCTGACCTGGGGGTGTTTGATAAGCACGGCTTCATCTACCTCAGGTCCCCCATTGGGGAACAGCCTCGATCTGTACCCGGCGCCACTGATGGCTGCGCATCCACCGTGCAGACCTCCGATTCCTCCGACGAGATTGCGCCGCCAGGGCCTGGTTCCGCTCCTAGCGCTGCTGCTGCGACTCCTATCATCATCCCCACCCCGGAGAAAGAGGAGAGCACACATTGGAGGCCAAGAAAGAAGTCCACCAAGGGGGTGCCTCGGCTGAAGGTGATGAAGGATAAACACCCCAAGCCCGCCCGCACCACGCCGGCCAAGCCTCACAAGACACCGGCGAAAACAAAGGACGGCGGCGCTGGATCTGTTGGAGATGGCACTGATAATAAGCTATCGAAGCGCAAGTTAGACTTCGATCTGGAAGTCATTACGGGGATTTTCGGCAGGGCCAAGCTGATGGCCAATCTGAGGCTCCTTGCAGAGGTTAACAATATTTCAAGTGGGACgaagacaaagaaaaagaaagcAAGTGGTGACTGGGCTGTCGTTCCTTACCAGAATGCTGCTCCGACTGATGCATCATGCTCTGCTTTGGTCCCATTTGGCGGTTTGGGTCCCCATGGAAATCACTCGAATCAAGTGCGGCCCAAGGTGCTAGGCCTCGATGTTGAGACATTGCGAGTGTGTGGCGTCCTGACCAAGTGGGAAGAGATTGACAGTGAAAGTTTCGAAGGGGTTGATATCGGCAGCGGGCCTGGATGGGCTGAAACTCGGCGGGATTATAAAAAGCTTGTGGATTCGTTTATTGCGACCGTAAAGGATTTATTCG GTCTCAGAGAATATTCTCGATGGGGAGGATCGGTAATTGATTCTGTGGTTGGTACTTTCCTTACGCAAAATGTTGCTGACCATTTATCAAG CAATGCTTTTATGATCCTGGCAGCAAAATTTCCTATGAATAAGAGGAAGGGTAATGCTGAAGAATGTTCATATGTACCTCCGTCAACAGTTTATGTCAAAGAAAACTTGAATTTGACTAAAGCACCTGATGCTGGTGATTCTACCAATTCAGTTTTTACCAATCCCATTGATTGCGAGGAAGTTGGTTATGGTGAGGAGGTAAAAGGAAGCTATGGTCAAGAGTACAAAACAATCATGGAGAAGTTCCTAGCTATTATAAAAGAGAAAGACATCTCTACTTGGGAGAAGGATGATCTTTTGAACTTAGTCAAGGATAAATCTGAAAAACCAATATGCACTGAAAAAACCTTAAGAAAGTTCATAGCCACACTGCGGGTGGAAGATACTGCTCACTGGGATAAGTTACGCAAGGAAGCATATGGAAAAGGATATGATAACGGAAGCAAAACTAGAATAACTGACAAAGTAAATTGGGAAGCTGTACAGAAGGCCTCATTTGTTGACGTTGCAAAGTGCATTGCAGGCAGGGGACAACATTACCTTCTCGCATTGCGGATACAG GCATTTCTCACGCGCATAAAGAAAGATCATGGAAGCTTTGACCTGGATTGGCTTAGATGTCTACCACGAGAAAGCGCAAA AAAATACCTACTCAGCATAAATGGACTTGGAGCTAAAAGTGTCGACTGCATACGTCTTTTGTCACTGGAGCATAAAGCATTCCCA GTTGATGTCAACGTAGCTCGCATAGTCACAAGGCTACAATGGGTTGAACTGCAATGCTGTTCTGAGGAGTTTCATTCGGTTGACCT ATATCCACTCATGCAGGATGTGCAGAGTTACTTATGGCCTCGACTATGTACTATTGACAAAGAAAAATT GTATGAATTACACTGTCTCATGATAACTTTCGGAAAG GTAATTTGCACAAAAGTAGATCCAAATTGCAATGCTTGCCCATTCCGTGGGGACTGCAGGTACTACAAAAGTAAACTTACCAG ACCATTACTTCCTCCTGCAGAGGAGCATGTGCGTGGTGGTGAAGAGAAAACAAGTATAGTTACTTCTGAAAGACTGTTGTCAAATGGTAGCTGCATGCCAAGTCATCAAATCGAAGAAAGCAGGACTGCTGGCAGACAACCCTCCCGCAGCTGTGAGCCCATTATTGAGGTGCCACCAAGTCCCGAATATGAATATGAAGCACTTGATGAGCAAGAATATCCCAATGAAGATGATCTTGTTGATATTGAAGATATTATGCCAGGAGTACACTACGACGTTGAAATAAATCTGTGTTCAAACAAGCCTATGGTGAGCAATTGCTCTTGGACACCAAATCATGGAAAAGATTTGGCATTGAGCAATTCACAACATACAAGCAGGAAAATGAAACACATAGGGCGTCTTAGGACAGAGCACCTTGC GTATGTGCTCCCAGACGATCATCCATTGTTGGAAGAG TTTGAAGAGCGAGTTCCAGAAGATCCATCTCCGTATCTCCTGGTTCTTCATCCTTGTCCTGACAATCCTCCTCCTGGTGCTGTCGAGAACTGCATGGTGAAAGGCACAATTCTG ATACCCTGTCGAACAGCATCCAGAGGAAACTTCCCATTGAACGGTACCTACTTTCAGGATCATGAG GTCTTTGCAGATGACTCATCTAGCCGTCTTCCAATAGACTTCTCTAGTGAGTGTCTCAACGATCTGGGGAAATGCATTGTATATTTTGGCTCATCAATACACTCTATCACAAAAG GTCAAACAAGACAAGACATTGAAGACTGCTACAAGAAAG GATATGTGTGCATAAGAGGATTTGACCGGCGGACGAGATCCCCAAGGCGACTATGTGCCGCATTACATTCCATCAATGAAAAGAAAGAGGACAACAGCAAAAACAAGGAAGGCGCGGGGCTGGGGAAGAGCAACGAGCAGAAGGCGCCTTTGACAAATTAG